One segment of Stomatobaculum sp. F0698 DNA contains the following:
- a CDS encoding NAD(P)H-hydrate dehydratase: MRQETDGVLVLEDSDLCRIPVRQKRANKGTYGPLLCIAGSEGMAGAAYLSALAAYRSGAGLVRILTPEVNRSILQIQLPEAIVESYDLETASMAAENPGEAFLVQQKGGITVSEEESPKVTERGQHLPLSLSHLEALLASCKAVVLGPGLGQSEYAAALVRETLRHCRVPLIADADALNLIARRPSLLSLRKSPWIFTPHPGEMSRLTEHEIPEILCETRKIAENYRENYGVTLCLKTDESIIADAESGKTYRNESGSPALAKAGSGDVLSGIIAGLLCLGMKPGEAAAFGAYLHGRAGQAAAERYSLHGILARDIADAVPSVMRAAAFNQLKGR, translated from the coding sequence ATGAGACAGGAGACAGACGGGGTCTTGGTTCTGGAAGATAGCGATCTCTGTCGCATTCCGGTGAGACAGAAGAGAGCCAACAAGGGGACTTACGGTCCCCTGCTTTGCATTGCCGGCAGTGAAGGAATGGCGGGAGCCGCCTATCTGTCCGCGCTCGCCGCCTATCGCAGCGGCGCCGGTCTGGTGCGTATTTTGACGCCGGAAGTGAATCGCTCGATTTTGCAGATACAGTTGCCGGAAGCCATCGTGGAAAGCTATGATTTGGAGACGGCATCCATGGCCGCGGAGAATCCGGGTGAGGCTTTTTTGGTGCAACAGAAGGGCGGCATTACGGTCTCGGAGGAAGAAAGTCCGAAGGTGACGGAACGAGGGCAGCATTTGCCGCTGTCCCTCAGTCATTTGGAGGCCTTGCTTGCATCTTGCAAGGCAGTGGTCTTAGGACCGGGGCTCGGGCAGTCGGAGTATGCGGCGGCACTCGTGAGAGAGACGCTTCGGCACTGCAGAGTTCCGCTCATTGCGGATGCGGATGCTCTGAATCTGATTGCGCGGCGTCCGTCTCTCTTGTCGCTCCGAAAAAGTCCCTGGATTTTTACGCCGCATCCCGGTGAGATGTCCAGGCTCACGGAGCATGAAATTCCGGAGATACTCTGTGAAACGCGTAAAATTGCGGAGAATTATCGTGAAAACTACGGTGTTACGCTCTGTCTCAAGACAGATGAGAGTATCATAGCGGATGCGGAGAGCGGAAAGACTTATCGAAACGAGAGCGGCAGCCCTGCGCTCGCAAAGGCCGGGAGCGGCGATGTGTTGAGCGGTATCATTGCCGGTCTCCTCTGTCTCGGGATGAAGCCGGGAGAGGCGGCGGCCTTCGGTGCCTATCTGCACGGCAGAGCGGGGCAGGCGGCCGCGGAGCGCTACTCGCTCCACGGGATTTTGGCGCGCGATATCGCCGATGCGGTTCCGAGCGTCATGCGTGCCGCCGCATTCAATCAATTGAAAGGGAGGTGA
- a CDS encoding cell division protein DIVIC codes for MKRVFSFALALFLILILLATLIVGLFGGPDRAPLLRALIFMDITIPVVIYGFLLITRHTRR; via the coding sequence ATGAAACGTGTATTCAGCTTTGCCCTGGCCCTTTTTTTGATTCTCATACTGCTTGCAACCCTCATTGTGGGGCTCTTCGGCGGTCCCGACCGCGCCCCCCTGCTCCGCGCTCTTATCTTTATGGACATCACGATACCGGTCGTAATCTACGGCTTTTTGCTGATCACGCGTCACACAAGACGCTGA
- a CDS encoding ABC transporter ATP-binding protein: MAGRYKNRLRAGVFLIFLQNASILFGFCALFLAFGWMNETTGKHIRTIFGVLFASFLFNFLTGWAKSSLSDGVFFGIFKDYRLAVGERLKKAPMGYFAEQSLSRIMSAFTNVMKSLENYSSMSIDFTVSGISISFFLLIGMFGINFKIGILTLICLALIWLCVILMVNQAKKEIAREHAAITKVGDALVDSISGIPVLRSFPLADAGVVEEVHSKLKNSSEELRLSQVHFEMVFVVYARIFSTVINLSSLLVTLFSCYLYTKGEVLLPQALTVSAAGFMIFGGLKQLENAAILMVKNPANMQYLDEVLDIPEISDGTLETVENQDIVFDKVSFSYDKRKPVLKDLSFTIPQGSKTAIVGPSGSGKTTIINLISRFYDVDSGTIKLGNRDLRDYKVESLLKNLSLVFQDVYLFRDTIENNIRFANPHASREEVVEAAKKARCHNFIMELSEGYNTMVGEGGNSLSGGEKQRISIARALLKNASIILLDEATSSVDPENEHEILAAIEELSKGHTVISIAHRLTTVRKADQILVIDDGKLVQAGKHSELINREGIYSAFIQARERAANWIINA, translated from the coding sequence ATGGCAGGGCGCTATAAAAATCGCCTCAGGGCGGGAGTGTTCCTTATTTTTCTGCAAAATGCGTCCATATTGTTTGGCTTTTGCGCGCTCTTCCTTGCATTTGGTTGGATGAATGAGACTACCGGGAAGCATATTCGGACGATTTTCGGCGTGTTGTTTGCTTCCTTCCTTTTCAATTTTCTGACGGGGTGGGCGAAAAGCAGTCTCAGCGATGGTGTTTTCTTTGGTATTTTCAAGGATTACCGACTTGCAGTCGGTGAAAGGCTAAAAAAAGCTCCTATGGGATACTTTGCAGAACAGAGTCTTTCAAGAATCATGTCAGCTTTTACCAATGTCATGAAAAGTCTTGAAAACTACTCATCAATGAGTATAGACTTTACTGTTTCCGGTATTTCAATATCTTTTTTCCTTTTGATAGGTATGTTTGGTATAAATTTTAAAATCGGAATTTTAACTCTAATTTGCTTAGCTCTTATTTGGCTCTGTGTAATTCTTATGGTAAATCAAGCAAAGAAAGAGATAGCTCGGGAACACGCTGCAATTACCAAAGTTGGAGACGCCCTCGTTGACAGCATCAGCGGTATTCCCGTACTCCGCAGTTTTCCGCTTGCGGATGCCGGAGTTGTGGAAGAAGTGCATTCCAAATTGAAGAATTCTTCTGAGGAGCTCAGGCTTTCTCAAGTACATTTTGAGATGGTTTTTGTTGTCTATGCGAGAATTTTTTCTACTGTTATCAATCTATCGAGCTTGCTTGTTACCTTGTTTTCCTGCTATCTCTATACAAAAGGCGAAGTCTTATTACCTCAGGCGCTCACCGTTTCGGCGGCCGGATTTATGATTTTCGGCGGTCTAAAGCAGCTTGAAAATGCGGCAATTCTGATGGTGAAAAATCCTGCCAATATGCAATATTTGGATGAGGTTTTGGATATTCCCGAGATAAGTGACGGTACTTTGGAAACCGTGGAAAATCAAGATATTGTCTTTGACAAGGTGAGCTTTAGCTACGACAAAAGAAAACCGGTCTTAAAAGACCTGTCATTTACGATTCCGCAGGGGTCAAAGACAGCCATTGTAGGACCCTCCGGTTCCGGAAAAACGACCATTATCAATTTGATATCCCGTTTTTACGATGTGGACAGCGGTACAATCAAATTGGGAAATAGGGATCTACGAGATTATAAAGTGGAGAGTTTACTTAAAAATCTTTCCCTCGTTTTTCAGGACGTGTATCTTTTCCGGGATACCATAGAAAATAATATCCGTTTTGCAAATCCGCATGCAAGTCGCGAGGAAGTAGTGGAGGCCGCAAAAAAAGCGCGCTGCCACAATTTCATCATGGAACTTTCCGAGGGATATAACACCATGGTAGGCGAGGGGGGAAACTCCCTTTCCGGCGGAGAAAAGCAACGGATTTCGATTGCCAGAGCATTACTTAAAAATGCTTCGATTATTCTTTTGGATGAAGCGACCAGTTCCGTTGATCCCGAAAATGAACATGAGATTTTAGCGGCTATCGAGGAATTGTCCAAAGGACATACAGTGATTTCCATAGCGCACAGACTTACTACCGTGAGAAAAGCCGATCAGATCTTGGTGATTGATGACGGTAAATTAGTGCAAGCGGGAAAACACAGCGAGCTGATCAATCGGGAGGGCATTTATTCTGCGTTTATTCAGGCAAGAGAGCGAGCAGCCAACTGGATTATAAATGCGTAA
- the acpS gene encoding holo-ACP synthase: protein MILGLGSDLIEIARIERAARQEHFLTRVFTEEERRQSGGNMAFLAGCFAVKEAVVKSFGTGFRGITPAEIEVLRDRLGKPYVSLTGAAAAQCEALGAALPLVSISNTKTHAMAVAVLERLS from the coding sequence TTGATACTGGGACTCGGAAGCGATCTGATCGAGATTGCTCGCATAGAGAGGGCGGCGCGACAGGAGCATTTTCTGACGCGGGTGTTCACAGAGGAAGAGCGGCGGCAGTCGGGGGGAAACATGGCTTTTCTCGCCGGCTGTTTTGCTGTGAAAGAGGCTGTCGTGAAGAGTTTCGGGACCGGTTTCCGGGGAATTACGCCTGCGGAAATCGAAGTGTTGCGAGATAGGCTCGGCAAGCCCTATGTAAGCCTTACGGGAGCCGCCGCCGCGCAGTGCGAAGCGCTCGGTGCGGCACTTCCGCTGGTGAGTATCAGCAACACAAAGACGCACGCCATGGCAGTCGCAGTCCTGGAACGCCTTTCGTAG
- a CDS encoding ABC-F family ATP-binding cassette domain-containing protein, which produces MILNAAHLKKSFVGETVIEDASFFLNEHDKAAIVGPNGAGKSTLLNLLTGELARDGGEVTLKKGCSMGYLHQDNTLDSELTIEEELTKVIQPILDLETRLAELQAEMKHSEGADLEKLLALYTETEHRYELMDGYAARSRVSGIIRGLGFGEVDAGRPLSSLSGGQKTRVFLGKLLLEQPDLILLDEPTNHLDLESIEWLESYLMNYPGAVLIVSHDRFFLDRVVNKIFDLSHGRVNTYEGNYTQFTEKKEALAEAAARAYENQQAEIKHQEAVIQKLRSFNREKSIKRAESREKLLDKVERLDNPYESKKDMGLFFTPDEVSGKDVLEVQGLSKAFGDNLLFSDLNFSLKRGEHVAIMGGNGTGKTTLLKIINGLLPPDSGSVTLGTKVFCSYYDQEHQVLHPEKTLFEELQDTWPDMNNTEVRNMLAAFLFTGDDVFKRIKDLSGGERGRVSLAKLMLSHANFLLLDEPTNHLDMESKEILERAIRAFPGTVLYVSHDRYFINRTATRILNLTSGCLVNYIGNYDYYLEKKADAERAALPASAVAAKGEENESPSTSAEDYKTQKAQKAAEKKRRAELEALEQRIAELEDTLRGIEEEFLLPENQRDAAALLAIQKRKDSAEEELADCYERWETLAD; this is translated from the coding sequence ATGATATTGAATGCCGCGCATTTAAAAAAGAGTTTTGTGGGGGAGACCGTCATAGAAGATGCCTCCTTTTTTCTGAACGAACACGATAAGGCGGCGATTGTCGGCCCGAACGGCGCCGGAAAGAGTACGCTCTTAAATCTACTGACCGGAGAACTTGCTCGGGACGGCGGTGAAGTCACGCTGAAAAAAGGCTGCAGCATGGGCTATCTTCACCAAGATAACACACTTGACTCCGAGCTCACAATCGAAGAAGAGCTCACCAAAGTCATTCAGCCCATTCTGGACCTGGAGACGCGGCTCGCCGAACTGCAGGCGGAAATGAAACACAGCGAGGGGGCAGACCTTGAAAAATTGCTCGCGCTGTACACGGAGACCGAGCACCGCTACGAGCTCATGGACGGCTATGCGGCGCGAAGCCGGGTGAGCGGCATTATTCGCGGTCTCGGCTTCGGTGAGGTCGATGCCGGACGACCGCTCTCTTCGCTCTCCGGCGGACAGAAAACCCGTGTATTTCTCGGTAAACTTTTATTGGAACAGCCCGACTTAATTCTGCTTGACGAGCCGACCAACCACCTGGACCTTGAGAGCATCGAATGGCTTGAGAGTTATCTCATGAATTATCCGGGCGCTGTTTTAATTGTCTCGCATGACCGCTTCTTTTTGGATCGTGTTGTCAATAAGATCTTTGATTTGAGTCACGGCCGCGTCAACACCTATGAGGGCAACTACACGCAATTCACCGAAAAGAAGGAGGCGCTCGCCGAGGCTGCCGCTCGCGCTTACGAAAACCAGCAGGCGGAAATCAAGCATCAGGAGGCGGTTATTCAAAAGCTCCGTTCCTTTAACCGCGAAAAATCTATTAAACGCGCCGAGAGCCGCGAGAAGCTGCTCGACAAGGTGGAGCGTCTTGACAATCCCTATGAGAGCAAAAAGGACATGGGGCTTTTTTTTACGCCGGATGAGGTCAGCGGTAAGGATGTACTTGAAGTACAGGGACTCAGCAAGGCCTTCGGCGACAACCTACTCTTTTCGGACCTCAATTTCTCCTTAAAGCGCGGCGAGCATGTCGCAATTATGGGCGGAAACGGTACCGGCAAGACCACGCTGCTTAAAATCATCAACGGCTTGCTTCCGCCGGACAGCGGCTCCGTGACGCTGGGCACCAAGGTGTTCTGCTCCTACTACGATCAGGAGCACCAGGTGCTGCATCCGGAAAAAACCCTCTTTGAAGAGCTGCAGGACACTTGGCCCGATATGAACAACACCGAGGTCCGCAACATGCTTGCGGCCTTCCTCTTCACCGGGGATGATGTCTTTAAACGCATCAAGGATCTCTCGGGCGGCGAGCGCGGCCGCGTCTCACTGGCAAAGCTCATGCTCTCCCACGCGAACTTTTTGCTCCTCGACGAGCCGACCAACCACCTCGACATGGAAAGTAAGGAGATTCTGGAGCGCGCCATCCGCGCCTTCCCCGGCACAGTGCTCTACGTGTCCCATGACCGCTACTTCATCAACCGCACTGCGACCCGCATTTTGAATCTGACCTCCGGCTGCCTTGTGAACTACATCGGCAACTACGACTACTACCTCGAGAAAAAAGCCGATGCCGAGCGCGCCGCGCTCCCCGCGAGCGCCGTCGCGGCGAAGGGGGAAGAAAACGAGAGTCCCTCTACAAGTGCCGAGGACTATAAGACACAGAAGGCGCAAAAGGCCGCGGAGAAAAAGCGCCGCGCCGAACTCGAGGCCTTAGAACAGCGCATTGCCGAACTTGAGGACACGCTCCGCGGCATTGAAGAGGAATTTCTGCTCCCCGAAAATCAGAGGGATGCCGCCGCTCTCCTCGCGATTCAAAAGCGAAAGGACAGCGCGGAAGAAGAACTCGCAGACTGCTATGAGCGCTGGGAAACGCTTGCAGACTGA
- a CDS encoding redox-sensing transcriptional repressor Rex, giving the protein MKDKVSSAVIQRLPRYYRYLSDLMEENVDRISSSDLAARMHVTASQIRQDLNTFGGFGQQGYGYHVEHLHAEIGKLLGIDQQKYIVIIGAGHLGQALANYQNFTKRGFQVKALFDIDPEVVGRTIQGAQVFPLDYLEAYLEKNAIDIATLTLPRDRAIEVAKRLCRCGIKAIWNFAHTDLQVDEDVLVENVHLSESLMQLSYRMIAARRKLQKTEEA; this is encoded by the coding sequence TTGAAGGACAAAGTATCCTCGGCGGTCATTCAACGTCTGCCACGCTACTATCGATATCTCTCGGATCTCATGGAGGAGAACGTGGACCGCATCTCCTCGAGCGATCTTGCGGCGCGCATGCATGTCACGGCTTCGCAGATTCGTCAGGATTTGAATACCTTCGGCGGTTTCGGACAGCAGGGATACGGCTATCATGTGGAGCATTTACATGCCGAAATCGGGAAGCTGCTCGGCATCGATCAGCAAAAATATATTGTCATCATCGGCGCCGGCCACCTGGGACAGGCGCTCGCAAATTATCAGAATTTTACCAAGCGCGGCTTTCAGGTGAAGGCACTTTTTGATATCGATCCCGAGGTGGTCGGCAGAACCATTCAAGGTGCGCAGGTATTTCCCTTGGACTATCTGGAAGCGTATCTCGAAAAGAATGCCATTGACATTGCGACCTTGACACTCCCCAGGGACCGCGCCATTGAGGTTGCCAAGCGGCTTTGCCGCTGCGGCATTAAGGCAATTTGGAATTTTGCACACACGGATCTTCAGGTGGATGAGGATGTGCTCGTTGAGAATGTGCACCTCTCGGAGAGCCTGATGCAGCTTTCGTACCGCATGATTGCGGCGCGGCGAAAACTGCAAAAAACGGAGGAAGCTTGA